The proteins below are encoded in one region of Rhizobacter sp.:
- a CDS encoding GGDEF domain-containing protein → MSLAPPAPDAPSSDGWQRDARDTATQRHRQAAWGVLGFITADTLLLSGYAALGHVPPLAVLLFALAGGSIFGLYRLGIVRGWQHRWRGLMLTLAITPLVSVQLLTMAHAVPQVGLLMLMTLIPTVAMTALILPMRLLAPLCLLLGAASAALMLWHGAALTLPMQTAGEATLSAIWVTMLLGRVATLSVRGTQLRNALARKSAALADALQKLEAIATHDELTGLLNRRAAMELLASELQRAERSGQAFSVALFDIDHFKQVNDTLGHGAGDEVLRRYAAAMQATTRAADRFARYGGEEFLLLMPDQHQPQAALQVADRMRTLTEQQPWHEVAPTLKLTVSAGVATHRPGETIAQLLARADGALYAAKRAGRNRVQAG, encoded by the coding sequence ATGAGCCTCGCCCCACCTGCCCCCGATGCCCCGTCCAGCGACGGCTGGCAGCGCGATGCACGCGACACCGCGACGCAGCGGCACCGCCAGGCGGCCTGGGGTGTGCTCGGCTTCATCACGGCCGACACGCTGCTGCTGTCGGGCTATGCCGCCCTCGGCCACGTGCCACCGCTGGCGGTGCTGCTCTTTGCCCTGGCCGGCGGCAGCATCTTCGGCCTCTATCGCCTGGGCATCGTGCGCGGCTGGCAGCACCGCTGGCGCGGGCTGATGCTCACGCTCGCGATCACGCCGCTCGTCTCGGTGCAGTTGCTCACGATGGCCCATGCCGTGCCGCAGGTGGGCTTGCTGATGCTGATGACGCTGATCCCCACCGTCGCGATGACGGCGCTCATCCTGCCGATGCGCCTGCTGGCCCCGCTGTGCCTGCTGCTCGGCGCCGCCAGTGCGGCCTTGATGCTGTGGCACGGTGCGGCCCTCACGCTGCCAATGCAGACCGCCGGCGAGGCCACCTTGAGCGCCATCTGGGTCACCATGCTGCTCGGCCGCGTGGCCACGCTCAGCGTGCGGGGCACCCAGCTGCGCAACGCGCTCGCCCGCAAGAGCGCCGCGCTGGCCGATGCGCTGCAGAAGCTGGAAGCCATCGCCACCCACGACGAGCTGACGGGACTGCTCAACCGCCGCGCCGCGATGGAGCTGCTGGCAAGCGAGTTGCAGCGCGCCGAGCGCAGCGGGCAGGCCTTCAGCGTGGCGCTCTTCGACATCGACCACTTCAAGCAGGTCAACGACACCCTGGGCCACGGCGCAGGTGACGAGGTGCTGCGCCGCTACGCCGCGGCGATGCAGGCCACCACGCGGGCGGCCGATCGTTTTGCGCGCTATGGCGGCGAGGAGTTCCTGCTGCTGATGCCTGACCAGCACCAGCCGCAAGCGGCGCTGCAGGTGGCCGACCGCATGCGCACGCTGACCGAGCAACAACCCTGGCACGAGGTGGCCCCCACTCTCAAGCTCACGGTGTCGGCCGGGGTGGCCACCCACCGGCCAGGCGAGACCATCGCGCAGCTGCTCGCGCGGGCCGATGGCGCGCTCTATGCGGCCAAGCGCGCCGGGCGCAACCGCGTGCAGGCCGGTTAA
- the tcuB gene encoding tricarballylate utilization 4Fe-4S protein TcuB yields MTRHPIVPILSTSQAEVERVLTICNACRYCEGFCAVFPAMTRRLAFPAADVDYLANLCHNCGACLHACQYAPPHEFAVNVPQAMARVRGETYADHAWPPALGALYQRNGLVLSLALAAGLALFLVLAVMRQGSLWQRVDGGNFYAVFPHGLMVGLFAPVFLFVVFALAMAVRHFWRGISPGAASAPAVGEAAHDALRLKHLGGGHGEGCNESDDRYTLARRRFHHATFYGFMLCFAATCVATLYHYAFGWPAPYAFTSLPKLLGATGGVSLVIGAVGLGWLNLKRHPAQGDVAQRPMDRGFIALLFLTAASGLVLMLVRATPALPLALCVHLGAVMALFLTLPYGKFAHGVFRVAALLKWAIEKRQPNVLGLGE; encoded by the coding sequence ATGACGCGTCATCCCATCGTTCCCATCCTCAGCACCTCGCAGGCCGAGGTCGAGCGTGTGCTGACCATCTGCAACGCCTGCCGCTACTGCGAAGGCTTCTGCGCCGTCTTCCCTGCGATGACGCGCCGGCTGGCCTTTCCGGCGGCCGATGTCGACTACCTCGCGAACCTCTGCCACAACTGCGGCGCCTGCCTGCACGCCTGCCAGTACGCGCCGCCGCATGAGTTCGCGGTCAACGTGCCGCAGGCGATGGCGCGCGTGCGCGGCGAGACCTATGCCGACCACGCATGGCCGCCTGCGCTGGGGGCGCTCTACCAGCGCAACGGGCTGGTGCTGTCGCTCGCGCTCGCGGCCGGGCTCGCGCTCTTCCTGGTGCTCGCCGTGATGCGGCAGGGCAGCCTGTGGCAGCGTGTGGACGGTGGCAACTTCTACGCCGTGTTTCCTCACGGGCTGATGGTGGGCCTCTTCGCGCCGGTGTTCCTGTTCGTCGTCTTCGCGCTGGCGATGGCGGTGCGGCATTTCTGGCGCGGCATCTCGCCCGGTGCCGCGTCGGCGCCGGCGGTGGGCGAAGCGGCGCACGATGCGCTGCGCCTGAAGCACCTCGGTGGCGGCCACGGCGAAGGCTGCAATGAGAGCGACGACCGCTACACACTCGCGCGCCGCCGCTTCCACCACGCCACCTTCTACGGCTTCATGCTGTGCTTCGCCGCCACCTGCGTGGCGACCCTCTACCACTACGCCTTCGGCTGGCCCGCGCCGTATGCCTTCACCAGCCTGCCCAAGCTGCTCGGCGCCACCGGGGGCGTGTCGCTGGTGATCGGCGCCGTGGGCCTCGGTTGGCTGAACCTGAAGCGGCACCCTGCGCAGGGCGATGTGGCCCAGCGCCCGATGGATCGCGGCTTCATCGCACTGCTCTTCCTCACCGCCGCCAGCGGCCTCGTGCTGATGCTCGTGCGCGCGACGCCGGCGCTGCCGCTCGCACTCTGCGTGCACCTCGGGGCCGTGATGGCGCTCTTTCTCACGCTGCCCTACGGAAAGTTTGCACACGGTGTGTTCCGGGTCGCGGCCTTGCTCAAGTGGGCGATCGAAAAGCGCCAGCCCAACGTGCTGGGCCTGGGTGAATAG
- the tcuA gene encoding FAD-dependent tricarballylate dehydrogenase TcuA encodes MVDVLVIGGGNAALCAALMAREAGASVLMLEAAPREWRGGNSPHVRNLRCMHDAPQDVLVDAYPEEEFWQDLLKVTGGKTDEHLARLVIRASSTCRDWMRSHGVHFQPSLSGALHTARTNAFFMGGGKALVNAYYRSAERLGVQVRYETPVDRLELEDGRFVAAHSGERRFAAKACVLAAGGFESNREWLREAWGQNARGEWPADNFLIRGSRFNRGVLLKHLIDSGADAIGDPTQAHMVAIDARAPLYDGGICTRIDCVSLGVVVNREAKRFYDEGEDFWPKRYAIWGRLVAQQPGQIAWSIIDAKAVGRFMPPVFPGTQADTLPELARQLGLDEATFMQTLEAYNAACRPGHFDHTVLDDCATTGLTPPKTHWALPLTTPPFYGYALKPGVTFTYLGLKTNEHAAVHFNGVPSDNLFVAGEMMAGNVLGQGYTAGVGMSIGTAFGRIAGTSAAKAATDAALRSG; translated from the coding sequence ATGGTTGATGTGCTTGTGATCGGCGGCGGCAACGCCGCACTGTGCGCCGCGCTGATGGCGCGCGAGGCCGGTGCCTCGGTGCTGATGCTCGAAGCCGCGCCGCGCGAATGGCGCGGCGGCAACTCGCCGCACGTGCGCAACCTGCGCTGCATGCACGATGCCCCGCAAGATGTGCTGGTCGACGCCTACCCCGAAGAGGAGTTCTGGCAAGACCTGCTCAAGGTGACGGGCGGCAAGACCGACGAGCACCTCGCGCGCCTCGTGATCCGCGCCTCGTCGACCTGCCGCGACTGGATGCGCTCGCACGGCGTGCACTTCCAGCCCTCGCTCTCGGGCGCGCTGCACACCGCGCGCACCAACGCCTTCTTCATGGGTGGCGGCAAGGCGCTCGTCAACGCCTACTACCGCAGCGCCGAGCGGCTGGGCGTGCAGGTGCGCTACGAGACGCCGGTCGACCGCCTCGAGCTGGAAGACGGCCGCTTCGTCGCTGCGCACTCGGGTGAGCGCCGCTTCGCAGCCAAGGCCTGCGTGCTCGCGGCGGGCGGCTTCGAGTCCAACCGCGAATGGCTGCGCGAGGCCTGGGGCCAGAACGCACGCGGCGAGTGGCCGGCCGACAACTTCCTCATCCGCGGCTCGCGCTTCAACCGCGGCGTGCTGCTCAAGCACCTGATCGACAGCGGCGCCGATGCCATCGGCGACCCGACCCAGGCGCACATGGTCGCCATCGATGCGCGTGCGCCGCTCTACGACGGCGGCATCTGCACCCGCATCGACTGTGTCTCGCTCGGCGTGGTGGTCAACCGCGAAGCCAAACGCTTCTACGACGAAGGCGAAGATTTCTGGCCCAAGCGCTACGCGATCTGGGGCCGGCTCGTGGCGCAGCAGCCGGGGCAGATCGCCTGGTCGATCATCGATGCGAAGGCGGTGGGGCGTTTCATGCCGCCGGTCTTTCCCGGCACGCAGGCCGACACGCTGCCCGAGCTTGCCCGCCAGCTCGGGCTCGACGAGGCCACCTTCATGCAGACGCTCGAGGCCTACAACGCCGCCTGCCGCCCCGGCCATTTCGACCACACCGTGCTCGACGACTGCGCGACCACGGGCCTCACGCCGCCCAAGACGCACTGGGCGCTGCCGCTCACCACGCCGCCCTTCTATGGCTACGCGCTCAAGCCCGGCGTGACCTTCACTTACCTCGGCTTGAAGACCAACGAACACGCCGCGGTGCACTTCAACGGCGTGCCGAGCGACAACCTCTTCGTGGCGGGCGAGATGATGGCCGGCAACGTGCTCGGCCAGGGCTACACCGCGGGCGTGGGCATGAGCATCGGCACGGCGTTCGGGCGCATCGCCGGCACCAGCGCCGCCAAGGCGGCGACCGATGCCGCCCTCCGTTCGGGCTGA
- a CDS encoding tripartite tricarboxylate transporter substrate binding protein, with protein MKTPASPMTRRHALALLGAAAALPGFVRAQARFPDKPITLIVPFAPGGIADITARAVAESMALQLGQPVVVDNRPSAGSIVASQAVASARPDGHTLLLMSNGNAVSVGLFKKLPYDTKKSFAGISTLGYFDLGLFVTAGSRFASLQDVLTFARAHKGRLNVGTITPGSTQHLAAKMFETVAGLELTLVPYKGSPAVLAALRGGEIDLAFEILGPMLPQVQAGLVKALAVSSDRRNPALPEVPTAIEAGVPGYNVASWNALAAPAGTPAPVIAVLNRAAREAVASPAVRDKLARLGMRVAASSPAELEALLAREIDRWGAVIRAARIEAE; from the coding sequence ATGAAAACCCCCGCCTCTCCCATGACGCGCCGCCACGCCCTGGCGCTCCTCGGTGCCGCCGCGGCGCTGCCCGGCTTCGTGCGCGCGCAGGCGAGGTTTCCCGACAAGCCCATCACGCTCATCGTGCCCTTCGCCCCCGGTGGCATTGCCGACATCACCGCACGTGCCGTGGCCGAGTCGATGGCCTTGCAACTCGGGCAGCCGGTGGTCGTCGACAACCGGCCGAGCGCCGGCAGCATCGTGGCCAGCCAGGCGGTGGCGTCGGCCCGGCCCGACGGGCACACGCTCTTGCTCATGAGCAACGGCAACGCGGTGAGCGTGGGCCTCTTCAAGAAGCTGCCCTACGACACGAAGAAGAGCTTCGCCGGCATCAGCACGCTCGGCTACTTCGACCTCGGCCTCTTCGTGACGGCGGGCTCGCGCTTCGCGTCGCTCCAGGACGTGCTCACCTTCGCGCGGGCCCACAAGGGCCGGCTCAATGTGGGCACCATCACGCCCGGCAGCACGCAGCACCTTGCGGCCAAGATGTTCGAGACGGTGGCCGGGCTCGAACTCACGCTCGTGCCCTACAAGGGCAGCCCCGCGGTGCTGGCGGCGCTGCGCGGCGGCGAGATCGACCTCGCCTTCGAGATCCTCGGGCCGATGCTGCCGCAGGTGCAGGCCGGGCTGGTGAAGGCGCTGGCCGTCTCGTCCGACCGGCGCAACCCGGCGCTGCCCGAGGTGCCCACCGCCATCGAGGCCGGCGTGCCCGGCTACAACGTGGCCTCGTGGAATGCCCTGGCCGCGCCCGCCGGCACGCCCGCGCCGGTGATCGCGGTGCTGAACCGCGCCGCACGCGAAGCCGTGGCCTCGCCCGCGGTGCGTGACAAGCTGGCGCGCCTCGGCATGCGCGTGGCCGCCAGCTCGCCGGCCGAGCTGGAGGCCTTGCTGGCCCGCGAGATCGACCGCTGGGGCGCGGTGATCCGCGCGGCCCGGATCGAAGCGGAGTGA
- a CDS encoding SRPBCC family protein, whose translation MKHTPATHTDFIIEREFAATPEAVFRAWADPELKRAWSDCHTEHTTAYSLDFRPLGREHHEVRHPDGRLQVIDKVFFDITEPRRIVFTYDISVDARRLSVSLVTVEFSPVKRGTRMVYTEQLAYLDGHEDRAQRLRGTEEGLDRLGQVL comes from the coding sequence ATGAAGCACACGCCCGCGACCCACACCGACTTCATCATCGAACGCGAATTCGCCGCCACGCCCGAGGCGGTGTTCCGCGCCTGGGCCGACCCCGAGCTGAAGCGCGCCTGGTCCGATTGCCACACCGAGCACACCACCGCCTACAGCCTCGACTTCCGCCCGCTCGGCCGCGAGCACCACGAGGTGCGCCACCCCGACGGCCGCCTGCAGGTCATCGACAAGGTGTTCTTCGACATCACCGAGCCCCGCCGCATCGTCTTCACCTACGACATCAGCGTCGACGCGCGCCGGCTCTCGGTGTCGCTGGTCACGGTGGAGTTCTCGCCGGTCAAGCGCGGCACCCGCATGGTCTACACCGAGCAACTGGCCTACCTCGATGGCCATGAAGACCGCGCCCAGCGCCTGCGCGGCACCGAAGAAGGCCTGGATCGACTTGGTCAGGTGCTCTGA
- a CDS encoding winged helix-turn-helix transcriptional regulator, protein MTRAITDPARLDRMFFALADASRRGMLERLSRGPASVSELAEPLGLALPSVVKHLAVLERGGFVASEKTGRVRTYAIEPKALDAMEAWVAKRKVQLNAQFDRLEAYLAAQKEKGKR, encoded by the coding sequence ATGACGCGCGCCATCACCGACCCCGCGCGGCTCGACCGCATGTTCTTCGCGCTGGCCGACGCCAGCCGCCGCGGCATGCTCGAGCGCCTGAGCCGCGGGCCCGCTTCGGTGTCGGAGCTGGCCGAGCCGCTCGGCCTCGCCTTGCCTTCGGTGGTGAAGCATCTCGCGGTGCTGGAGCGCGGCGGCTTCGTCGCGTCTGAAAAGACCGGCCGCGTGCGCACCTACGCCATCGAGCCCAAGGCGCTCGACGCGATGGAGGCCTGGGTCGCCAAGCGCAAGGTGCAGCTCAACGCCCAGTTCGACCGGCTCGAGGCCTACCTCGCCGCGCAGAAGGAGAAAGGCAAACGATGA
- a CDS encoding glutathione S-transferase family protein, translating into MALTLHYHPLSSYCHKLLIALDELGIEADRRLVNLGDPAERAAFVALWPTGKMPLLVDDGRVVPETSIAIEYLQRHAQPGRRLIPDEADAALDVRLWDRLFDLYVMTPMQAHTSDLLRPEADRDPIHVAEAKAKLLMAYGLIDRQLAGRTWVTGEAFTMADCAAAPSLFYAVTYVAPPPEHRHLAHYVERLMARPSVARTIEQAKPFFKYYPGRAGLAKRFYDPATA; encoded by the coding sequence ATGGCGCTCACGCTGCACTACCACCCGCTCTCGTCGTATTGCCACAAGTTGCTGATCGCCCTCGACGAGCTGGGCATCGAGGCCGACAGGCGCCTGGTCAACCTCGGTGACCCGGCCGAGCGCGCCGCCTTCGTCGCGCTCTGGCCCACCGGCAAGATGCCGCTGCTCGTCGACGACGGCCGCGTGGTGCCCGAGACCAGCATCGCCATCGAGTACCTGCAGCGCCATGCGCAGCCCGGGCGCCGACTCATCCCCGACGAGGCCGACGCCGCGCTCGACGTGCGCCTCTGGGACCGCCTCTTCGACCTCTACGTGATGACGCCCATGCAGGCCCACACCAGCGACCTGCTGCGCCCCGAGGCCGATCGCGACCCGATCCACGTGGCCGAGGCGAAGGCCAAGCTGCTGATGGCCTATGGCCTGATCGACCGCCAGCTCGCCGGCCGCACCTGGGTGACGGGCGAGGCCTTCACGATGGCCGACTGCGCCGCCGCACCCTCGCTCTTCTACGCCGTGACCTACGTCGCGCCGCCGCCCGAGCACCGCCACCTGGCCCACTATGTCGAGCGCCTGATGGCACGCCCGTCGGTCGCGCGCACCATCGAGCAGGCGAAGCCCTTCTTCAAGTACTACCCGGGCCGCGCCGGCCTGGCCAAACGCTTCTACGACCCGGCCACCGCCTGA
- a CDS encoding flavin reductase family protein: protein MRQTVELHHASRLINHGPTVLVGSAHGGRRNLMAAAWSMPVEFTPPRIAIVIDKKTYTRELIAASGAFSVSLPGRALLNETYAVGTVSGREVSDKFEHYGIASFNGPVLGLPLAADAVAWMECRLIPEAHTEDAYDTCSAEVVWAAADARVFDRGRWSFRDDNTELHTLHHLGGGNFAWPQRSEQALPLTPKT, encoded by the coding sequence ATGAGACAAACCGTCGAGTTGCACCACGCCTCCCGCCTCATCAACCACGGCCCCACCGTGCTCGTGGGCAGCGCCCACGGCGGGCGGCGCAACCTGATGGCCGCGGCGTGGTCGATGCCGGTGGAGTTCACGCCGCCGCGCATCGCCATCGTCATCGACAAGAAGACCTACACCCGTGAGCTGATCGCGGCGAGCGGTGCGTTCAGCGTGAGCCTGCCGGGGCGTGCATTGTTGAACGAGACCTACGCCGTCGGCACCGTCTCGGGCCGTGAGGTAAGCGACAAGTTCGAGCACTACGGCATCGCGAGCTTCAACGGCCCCGTGCTCGGCCTGCCGCTCGCGGCCGACGCGGTCGCCTGGATGGAATGCCGCCTCATCCCCGAGGCGCACACCGAAGACGCCTACGACACCTGCTCCGCCGAAGTGGTGTGGGCCGCGGCCGATGCGCGGGTCTTCGACCGGGGCCGCTGGTCGTTCCGCGACGACAACACCGAGCTGCACACGCTGCATCACCTGGGCGGCGGAAATTTCGCATGGCCGCAGCGCAGCGAGCAGGCCCTGCCGCTCACTCCAAAAACTTAG
- a CDS encoding isocitrate lyase/phosphoenolpyruvate mutase family protein — protein MTRPEPGLAFLDLHRAERGFVMPNAWDAGTAVLLAEAGFAAIGTTSAGIAFSLGKPDFNVRNASLAVTRDETLDAVRHIAAAIPLPVNADLEAGYGDTPEQVAESVRLAIATGAAGCNIEDTDRVTGQLFDEAEAVARIAAAHAAVRASGKAFVLNARTDVFQHGGDKGLHQAIERGNRFLAAGADCVFTPGVADAERARTLVRELTGPLNLVVGLNESASSAKALIDVGVKRISVGGSIARAALGLVRRAALELREQGTVGYADGQVPQGELNALFERAWAQRPRLVG, from the coding sequence ATGACCCGACCCGAGCCCGGCCTCGCCTTCCTCGACCTGCACCGCGCCGAACGCGGCTTCGTCATGCCCAACGCGTGGGACGCCGGCACCGCCGTGCTGCTGGCCGAGGCCGGCTTCGCCGCCATCGGCACCACCAGCGCCGGCATTGCGTTCTCGCTCGGCAAGCCTGACTTCAACGTGCGCAACGCAAGCCTCGCCGTCACCCGCGACGAAACGCTCGATGCCGTGCGCCACATCGCCGCCGCAATCCCGCTGCCGGTCAACGCCGACCTCGAAGCCGGCTACGGCGACACGCCCGAGCAGGTGGCCGAGTCGGTGCGCCTCGCCATCGCCACCGGCGCGGCCGGCTGCAACATCGAAGACACCGACCGCGTCACCGGCCAGCTCTTCGACGAGGCCGAGGCCGTGGCGCGCATCGCGGCGGCCCACGCGGCGGTGCGCGCTTCCGGAAAAGCCTTCGTGCTGAACGCCCGCACCGATGTGTTCCAGCACGGGGGCGACAAAGGCCTGCACCAGGCCATCGAACGCGGCAACCGCTTCCTCGCGGCCGGTGCCGACTGTGTGTTCACCCCCGGCGTGGCCGATGCCGAACGCGCCCGCACGCTGGTGCGCGAACTCACGGGCCCGCTCAACCTCGTGGTGGGGCTCAACGAGTCGGCCTCCAGCGCCAAGGCCTTGATCGACGTGGGCGTGAAGCGCATCAGCGTGGGCGGCTCCATCGCACGCGCGGCCCTCGGCCTCGTGCGGCGGGCGGCCCTCGAGCTGCGCGAGCAGGGCACCGTGGGCTATGCCGACGGGCAGGTGCCGCAGGGCGAGCTGAATGCCCTCTTCGAGCGTGCGTGGGCGCAGCGGCCTAGACTCGTCGGATGA
- a CDS encoding LysR family transcriptional regulator, which translates to MDSDALATFLTVHRRGGVSAAAEALSRTQSAISRRLALLEQEVGAPLFERIGRGLVLSEVGAALLPYAERVGAAIGDAEAAAEAARSGRGGTVQVVTVGTLADASLAAALQRARARQPGLDLRLQTATSAEVSAQVRSGAASIGLRYFDDPGADLESRVVHTERLVVVCSPSHPLAGKRVKSLTLLAKERWLAFPAPERRSEAFATTVFAQFTTRGIEALDWIAIDSLTAQKRMVQAGFGLALLQASAVTEELAKGELAVLKVDGLDVSVPVVLVTRQGGYLSGGAQAVLRELTRRGR; encoded by the coding sequence ATGGATTCCGACGCCCTGGCCACGTTTCTCACGGTGCATCGGCGCGGCGGGGTGTCGGCCGCGGCCGAGGCGCTGTCGCGCACGCAGTCGGCGATCAGCCGCCGTCTCGCCCTGCTGGAGCAGGAGGTGGGCGCCCCACTCTTCGAGCGCATCGGCCGCGGGCTGGTGCTGAGCGAGGTTGGCGCCGCGCTGCTGCCCTACGCCGAGCGGGTGGGCGCAGCCATCGGCGACGCCGAGGCCGCGGCCGAAGCGGCGCGCTCGGGCCGGGGCGGCACGGTGCAGGTGGTGACCGTGGGCACGCTGGCCGACGCGTCGCTTGCCGCAGCGCTGCAGCGCGCGAGGGCGCGTCAGCCCGGCCTGGACCTGCGCCTGCAGACGGCCACCAGCGCCGAGGTGAGTGCACAGGTGCGCTCGGGCGCCGCGTCGATCGGCCTGCGCTATTTCGACGACCCGGGTGCCGACCTGGAAAGCCGCGTGGTGCACACCGAGCGCCTGGTGGTCGTGTGCTCACCCTCGCACCCGCTCGCCGGCAAGCGGGTGAAGTCGCTCACGCTCCTGGCGAAGGAGCGCTGGCTCGCGTTCCCCGCGCCCGAGCGGCGCTCGGAGGCGTTTGCCACGACCGTGTTCGCCCAGTTCACCACCCGCGGCATCGAGGCGCTCGACTGGATCGCCATCGACAGCCTCACCGCGCAGAAGCGCATGGTGCAGGCCGGCTTCGGCCTTGCACTCCTCCAGGCGAGCGCCGTCACCGAGGAGCTGGCGAAGGGCGAACTCGCCGTGCTGAAGGTCGATGGCCTCGACGTGAGCGTGCCGGTGGTGCTCGTCACGCGCCAAGGCGGCTACCTGAGCGGCGGCGCGCAGGCGGTGCTGCGCGAGTTGACGCGGCGGGGTCGCTAG
- a CDS encoding LysR family transcriptional regulator → MELRQLRYYIRVVELGSMGRAAADLGVVTSALSQQISRLEGELATRLLQRSPTGVTPTDAGLAFWRQAQLAVRHADEAALAARQQRLAGQVSVGLAPSTASVLALPLMQAMRERYPEIRLHLVESLSGNLSAMLTARQLDLAVLFETEATPRFSVAPLLDEGLYLIGAKSLPGMPRGKQVRLKDIASLPLVMPSGTHGLRAVVEQAFARAKCKPRIVADIDGLAILMDAVRTGWAATVQPGAATARVPQEALQVLKIADAGAQRRSLLASLSDEELSPAALAARGVVGDVVRTLVDAGQWAGARLRA, encoded by the coding sequence ATGGAACTGCGGCAACTGCGCTACTACATCCGCGTCGTCGAACTGGGCAGCATGGGCCGTGCGGCGGCCGACCTCGGCGTCGTCACCTCGGCCCTCAGCCAGCAGATCAGCCGGCTGGAAGGTGAGCTCGCCACGCGGCTCCTGCAACGCAGCCCGACGGGCGTGACGCCCACCGATGCGGGCCTCGCCTTCTGGCGGCAGGCGCAGCTGGCGGTGCGCCATGCCGACGAGGCGGCGCTGGCCGCGCGGCAGCAGCGCCTCGCCGGGCAGGTGAGCGTGGGCCTGGCGCCGTCGACCGCGTCGGTGCTGGCGCTGCCGCTGATGCAGGCGATGCGCGAGCGCTACCCCGAGATCCGCTTGCACCTGGTCGAGAGCCTCTCGGGCAACCTGTCGGCCATGCTCACCGCCCGCCAGCTCGACCTCGCGGTGCTCTTCGAGACGGAGGCGACACCACGCTTCAGCGTGGCGCCCCTGCTCGACGAAGGCCTGTACCTGATCGGCGCGAAATCGTTGCCCGGCATGCCGCGTGGCAAGCAGGTGCGCCTGAAAGACATCGCCAGCCTGCCGCTCGTGATGCCGAGCGGCACGCACGGCCTGCGCGCCGTGGTGGAGCAGGCCTTCGCGCGTGCGAAGTGCAAGCCGCGCATCGTGGCCGACATCGACGGCCTGGCGATCCTGATGGACGCGGTGCGCACCGGCTGGGCCGCCACCGTGCAGCCGGGCGCGGCCACCGCCCGCGTGCCGCAGGAGGCCCTGCAGGTGCTGAAGATCGCCGACGCCGGGGCGCAGCGCCGCAGCCTGCTCGCCAGCCTGTCGGACGAAGAACTCTCGCCCGCGGCGCTCGCCGCGCGGGGGGTGGTGGGTGACGTGGTGCGCACCCTCGTCGATGCCGGGCAGTGGGCCGGTGCGAGGCTGCGCGCCTAG
- a CDS encoding response regulator transcription factor: MTPPPSDHNTARLPDRTASDVVLIVDDVPDNLSLLHDALDEAGYTVLVATSGETALQRAAQTVPDVVLLDAVMPGMDGFEVARRLKADPDTAHIPILFMTGLTDTEHVVAAFGAGGADYVTKPIRPQEVLARMAAHMQSARQARQARNALDAFGHATMAVHVSNDRMSGKAVWQTPLARQLMHAYFAVDPGQVPAELLQWLGEQSALADEGREGQPLTVTRTVSQQQRQLVFSLQERTSDDDWLMVLREVSDAAVVEALLQAFKLTMKEAEVLYWVVKGKTNRDIGDILGSSPATVKKHLEHVFEKLGVETRNAAASLAMKKVRMLAG; encoded by the coding sequence ATGACCCCGCCACCCTCTGACCACAACACCGCGCGTCTGCCCGACCGCACCGCCAGCGATGTGGTGCTGATCGTCGACGACGTGCCCGACAACCTCTCGCTGCTGCACGACGCGCTGGACGAAGCCGGCTACACCGTGCTCGTGGCCACCAGCGGCGAGACCGCACTGCAGCGCGCCGCGCAGACCGTGCCCGACGTGGTGTTGCTCGACGCGGTGATGCCCGGCATGGACGGCTTCGAGGTCGCCCGCCGCCTGAAGGCCGACCCCGACACCGCGCACATCCCCATCCTCTTCATGACCGGCCTCACCGACACCGAGCATGTGGTGGCCGCCTTCGGCGCGGGCGGCGCCGACTACGTCACCAAGCCCATCCGCCCGCAGGAAGTGCTGGCGCGCATGGCCGCGCACATGCAGAGCGCGCGCCAGGCCCGGCAGGCGCGCAACGCGCTCGACGCCTTCGGCCACGCCACGATGGCGGTGCACGTGAGCAACGATCGCATGAGCGGCAAGGCCGTGTGGCAGACACCGCTCGCGCGCCAGCTGATGCACGCCTACTTCGCTGTCGACCCCGGCCAGGTGCCCGCCGAGTTGCTGCAGTGGCTGGGCGAGCAATCGGCCCTGGCCGACGAAGGCCGCGAAGGTCAGCCCCTCACCGTGACGCGCACCGTGAGCCAGCAGCAACGCCAGCTCGTCTTCTCGCTGCAAGAGCGCACGAGCGACGACGACTGGCTGATGGTGCTGCGCGAGGTCTCCGACGCCGCCGTCGTCGAAGCGCTGCTGCAGGCCTTCAAGCTCACGATGAAGGAGGCCGAGGTGCTGTACTGGGTCGTCAAGGGCAAGACCAACCGCGACATCGGCGACATCCTCGGCAGCAGCCCGGCCACGGTGAAGAAGCACCTCGAGCACGTGTTCGAGAAGCTCGGCGTCGAGACGCGCAACGCGGCGGCGTCGCTGGCGATGAAGAAGGTGCGCATGCTGGCGGGGTGA